A region from the Arachis ipaensis cultivar K30076 chromosome B01, Araip1.1, whole genome shotgun sequence genome encodes:
- the LOC107608808 gene encoding uncharacterized protein LOC107608808, translating to MTTGAPLEIRIFSDLVNKARVVEEYAKTVASSKDTQGGNTSRGRCKYFHPRGQNFKKVGHAPQGQGGFKKNTYDQYQRGKGSGTQSKVSLDLNCDRCGRFQPYDSWKVGIGGCFNCGFPGYIARDYTRRKNLNTGQSQHQGRVFAVNAKDAANANSLMRGNWLIGDKILVTWYDTGALHSFISFAKVEELGLKVSELAFELHVHTPHQAVVTRSGCRQFIPEVENGAVIAKGYYLNSVMGYCSGEECQCYILLVANALGDAQNLDQILVVRDFPKVFLEDIPEFPPHREIEFTIELVLGAGPVSIAPYRMAPIELAELKAQLEELLNKRFIRPSVSLWERQFYW from the exons ATGACTACTGGGGCACCTTTGGAGATTCGTATTTTCTCTGATCTGGTGAACAAGGCGAGAGTTGTTGAGGAATATGCAAAGACGGTAGCCTCATCAAAGGACACTCAAGGAGGAAACACTAGTCGGGGACGTTGCAAGTACTTTCATCCAAGGGGTCAGAATTTCAAGAAAGTAGGACATGCACCTCAAGGTCAAGGAGGCTTCAAAAAGAACACTTATGATCAGTACCAGCGTGGCAAAGGGAGCGGGACTCAGAGTAAGGTTTCTCTGGATTTAAATTGTGATCGTTGTGGACGTTTTCAACCATATGACTCTTGGAAGGTTGGTATAGGCGGTTGCTTCAACTGTGGTTTTCCTGGTTACATTGCGAGGGATTATACTCGTAGGAAGAACCTGAATACGGGTCAGAGTCAACACCAGGGGCGAGTATTTGCGGTGAACGCCAAGGATGCTGCTAATGCGAATTCTCTGATGAGAGGTAACTGGTTAATTGGTGACAAGATCTTGGTTACATGGTATGATACTGGAGCTTTGCATTCATTTATTTCGTTCGCTAAAGTTGAAGAACTAGGCTTGAAAGTGTCAGAATTAGCATTTGAGTtgcatgtacatactccgcatcAGGCGGTTGTGACAAGGTCAGGTTGTAGGCAA TTTATTCCGGAAGTAGAAAATGGAGCAGTGATAGCTAAAGGTTACtacctgaactctgtaatggGGTACTGTAGTGGGGAAGAGTGTCAATGTTATATCTTATTGGTTGCTAATGCTTTGGGAGATGCCCAGAACTTAGATCAGATTTTGGTAGTTAGAGACTTTCCAAAAGTATTTCTGGAAGATATTCCTGAGTTCCCACCTCACAGGGAGATCGAATTTACGATTGAATTGGTGCTGGGAGCCGGACCAGTGTCAATTGCACCGTATCGAATGGCTCCGATAGAGTTGGCTGAACTAAAggctcagttggaagagcttctaaACAAGAGGTTCATCCGACCGAGTGTATCTCTGTgggagcgccagttttattggtga
- the LOC107608817 gene encoding uncharacterized protein LOC107608817 encodes MAAMANLANTIEANAAATLQAVQRFGQPAENGNVDGNKNNNVKGNGDKMGAALMTLATFLKVHPPSFRGSTNPIEADNWFQTMERALQAQHVSNNQYVEFAAYQLLGEAQHWWQGECRLLQLQNADIPCDVFQTAFYKKCFPQSAREAKKMELMQLKQGSLFVAKYTN; translated from the coding sequence ATGGCGGCAATGGCTAACCTTGCGAATACCATAGAGGCaaatgctgctgcgactctgcaagctgtgcagaggttcGGCCAACCAGCCGAGAACGGAAACGTAGAtgggaataaaaataataatgtgaaAGGAAATGGTGATAAAATGGGAGCTGCTCTGATGACCTTGGCTacttttctcaaggttcatccgccaaGTTTCAGAGGTTCAACCAACCCTATAGAAGCGGATAATTGGTTTCAGACCATGGAGCGTGCATTACAAGCACAGCATGTTTCGAACAACCAGTATGTGGAGTTTGCTGCGTATCAGCTTTTAGGAGAGGcccagcattggtggcaaggagaatGTCGCTTACTACAGCTTCAGAATGCCGATATCCCTTGCGATGTATTCCAAACGGCTTTCTACAAAAAGTGCTTTCCTCAATCTGCAAGGGAAGCAAAGAagatggaacttatgcagctgaagcaaggttccttgTTTGTGGCAAAATATACTAACTAA